A window from Plectropomus leopardus isolate mb chromosome 21, YSFRI_Pleo_2.0, whole genome shotgun sequence encodes these proteins:
- the ndufb4 gene encoding NADH dehydrogenase [ubiquinone] 1 beta subcomplex subunit 4, with protein sequence MPIWERKLRKKSSTASGGCVVDVLVALIVSLDTVSRRKFDVAMVTLPTRDFTSSRLPQHSIRHQTIMADYQEAPLATRPKTLDPNEYFNVSPEQRRAEEDRAALRANLKRQYQTQLNNPHRQELIEDPALTRWVFARANPYTTFKPTFKTSLLGALFGVVPLFTLYYVFKTDRDRKEEKIKAGTLERKFSLAS encoded by the exons ATGCCCATCTGGGAGAGAAAGTTGCGTAAAAAGTCATCCACGGCCTCAGGTGGATGTGTGGTGGACGTGCTGG TTGCGCTCATTGTTTCACTCGACACTGTCAGCCGGAGAAAGTTTGACGTTGCTATGGTGACGCTTCCAACGCGAGATTTCACGAGTTCTCGTTTGCCCCAGCACTCCATCCGTCATCAAACAATCATGGCGGACTACCAAGAGGCGCCCTTGGCTACTCGGCCAAAAACACTGGACCCAAATGAGTATTTCAACGTCTCGCCGGAGCAGCGACGTGCCGAAGAAGACAGGGCAGCACTACGAGCGAATCTAAAGAGGCAGTATCAGACGCAACTCAATAACCCGCACAGACAAGAGCTCATT GAAGACCCTGCCCTGACACGCTGGGTGTTTGCTCGCGCCAACCCCTACACAACCTTCAAGCCTACATTCAAGACGTCGCTGTTGGGTGCACTGTTTGGAGTTGTGCCTCTCTTCACCCTTTATTACGTCTTCAAGACAGACAGG GATAGGAAGGAGGAGAAGATTAAGGCTGGAACCCTTGAGCGCAAGTTCAGTTTGGCATCATGA
- the si:dkey-12l12.1 gene encoding uncharacterized protein si:dkey-12l12.1, whose translation MGFTIWLCVLCLQASLLSHALDCSGAAQGELCVSGQTADGQYDDQKQQRALPLTEELVMFRRKRQLERRGPTQQNHSSVPGAVSVKGFPNTLIQTDRSRRHLVQAASKKKNKRKSRVGSFSLLSNDKKATPLQVTRARRQLKNEPPRKGNSNRSGAFSVLGDPQNDGQNNRPERSI comes from the exons ATGGGGTTTACTATCTGGCTGTGCGTGCTCTGCCTGCAGGCGAGCCTGCTGTCACACGCCCTCGACTGCTCAGGAGCTGCACAGGGAGAGCTGTGTGTCAGCGGACAGACCGCAGACGGACAG TATGATGATCAGAAGCAGCAGAGGGCGCTACCCTTAACTGAAGAATTG GTTATGTTCAGACGTAAGAGACAGTTGGAGCGGAGGGGTCCCACCCAGCAGAACCACTCCAGCGTGCCTGGGGCCGTCTCCGTCAAAGGCTTCCCTAACACTCTCATCCAG ACTGATAGGTCCAGGCGGCACTTGGTTCAAGCTGCGagcaagaaaaagaacaagCGTAAATCCCGCGTCGGCTCCTTCTCCCTCCTTAGCAACGACAAGAAAGCCACCCCCCTACAG gtGACTAGAGCAAGAAGGCAGTTGAAGAACGAGCCACCCAGGAAGGGGAATTCAAATCGTTCTGGGGCTTTCTCTGTCCTG GGAGATCCACAGAATGATGGACAGAACAACAGACCCGAAAGAAGCATATAG